CTTGCTGCGTCTGTTCTTCTAACCTTCCAATTAAATCTTCCTTTTCATGCGCTAATCTCGTAACAATTTTTGCAATATCACCCGGTATAAGAAGAGTATCTTTATGCTTTTTCTTTAGTAACTCTTTATGTAAATTATCATCACCTGTCATATCAAACATTACATCAATATGCATAGAAAGAAACGGCGTTACACTCTCTCCAATCGTAATTCCATATTCCTTAGCCATTTGCAATCCTTTTGCTACCGGATTTATATCAATAATCCCTATAATTTGAAATATATTCGAACTTTGCAACAGATTCAGCAGTGTACTGCCACCTTCACCTGCACCAACAATTAAAACTTTTTGTTTCATATATTACACTTCCTCTCGAAGTATCCCTGCAAAATTTTTCACACCCTTATCTTACTCGTTCAGCCCCCTCTTGACAAACCCCCTTTTCATATAACATCATTAAAATAAACAAAATAATCTGAAAAGGAGCATTTATATGCAGCGTTACCTTGCTCTATTATTAGCACTCATCCCCATTTCATTAGCTGTGTTTGGTATTAAATTAATGAGAGATACTGTATTCGGGATTCTATTTCCTCCACTCTCCATACTTTGGTTACAATTTTTAATTGGCGCTCTTTGCTTCGCGCTCGGGTTTTATATTTTTGGCGGTTTCGTCTTACACCGAGACCGTAAACGAAATAAAGTACAAGCTCGCTTTAGAAGATAGGAAAGTCCTACTATTTATAAATAAAAAATGAGACCGCTTGTAACGGTCTCATTTTTTTATTGACAATAACGTTCTTGCCATTTCAGGATAATCAGTAATAATCGCCGATATATTCATATCAAAATATTTACGCATAAGTGTTTCTTCATTAATTGTATAGGGCCGAACTTCTACATCACTTTCCATCGTTAATTCAGCAATGGCATCTTGAAGATAACGATAATTCGGATGCACTGCAGTAGCTCCCATCTTTTTTGCATATGCCCATGGGCTATGCAGGCCTTCACGATATAAAATCGCTGTTTGAATATCAGGAGCCATCATATGACACCTTTTCATACTGTAATGATTAAATGAAGAAAATATAACACGATCCTCTAGATTAAATTTCCGTACAAGCGTTATAACTTCTTCCTCTAAACCTCTGTATGGAATTTTATTATTTTTAAGTTCAATATTAAGTAGCAACTCTGTTTTTTCAATCCATTTTAACACCTCTTCTAAAAGAGGTATTTTACAAAATCCTACTTTATCACCAAATTTATAACTCGCATCTAATTTACATAAATCCTCATATACATAATTTCGAACCGCACCTTTTCCATTCGTTGTCCGATTCACTGTTTCATCATGAATGACGACAACCTTTCCGTCTTTCGTTAATTGAACATCCAGCTCAATTCCATCTGCCTTAAAAGATTCAGCTGCTTCAAATGAAATCATCGTATTTTCTGGGTACGTTCCCGCTGCACCACGATGTGCAAATATAAGAGTCATCCTCACTCCCCCAATCTTATGCTATACTATACGAAAAAGGAGGTACTTCTATGAGACCATTACAAATTTCTCCAGACACTGCAGTCCGCCTATCAAAAGCATTAGGTGTTCCACTTGAACAACTTATGCATATGCCGCAGCACATTTTAATTCAAAAGTTAGTTGAATTAGAAAAACAAAATAAAGACGAAGAATAATACAGTCCTGTTTCGCAGGACTTTTTATATTTTCTATTATATCACGGATGACTTCCTTGCTAAAATCCCTCATCGGATATACGGTGATTCAATTTAACCCTCGCTTCAAAACCTGTATAGTCAATTAAAAGATCCCCTCTTTTAATAAAAGAAGGGGATCACTCAAATTATACATTTTGCTTTTCTTTGTTAAAAATCATAAACAATTTATACAAACCTAAAGAAGCTGGAATATTCATAAATGCAAATGCCTCATACGTATAATGAGGAGCTGTTTCCCATAGTAACAAGAAAGCAAATACCCCTAATGTACTTATTATCGTAATTCGTATAACTTCCGATTCATTTTCATCTTTCTTTTTATAAAGAATAATAGCCGCCAGGACAGCTATATATACGAATAACTTGATAACATACGAATATATAGTAATGATTTTATAATTTGTTGTACTATAGTTCGATACGTAATGCGTTACCGTGTCATTTTTCTGCTCAAACCATTCTCCAATACGATACATAGAGAACTGACTTGAAACCCATTCTCTAGTTATTTTTTCATTTAAATGTTGCACATAACCCATTATACCAAGTTCATTAAAACGCTGAACTATAACTTTTTTATTATGTTCATCCAAATCCTTTGTATTCTTCATGTTTTCATCATCAATATAAACTGAATCTGCCTGATTCCATACACCATACGTATCTTTGTTCAGACCCATTTTCACCCAATGAGTAAATGGAATTTTTTCAATTTCATTGTCGGTACTAAGATTTAGCTTTGTCGTTATACCTTTAAAACTTACAATAAGAATTAAACAAAATAAAACACTACTTAACACCTTTACAGAATATTCCTTACGAAACTTAAAAATATTTTCAATTAAAATTGCTAACGCCACGGCTAATGCTGTCGGTCTTATAATATAAGTACAAGCTGCAAAAATCCCTAATAAAATCCATAAAGTAACCTTCATTCTTTTTGTTTCCGCCGTTTTTAAGCACAAATATGTATACATCGTTGCTGAAATAAAAAATATTACTAATGTATGCGTATAAAAAACTGGTGCCTGCCAATATATAAAAATATTTAGCACAGATAACACGATCGATATGTGAGCAACTTTAAAGTTCGTAATTTTTCTTACAATTAATACATTTAAAATAATACTACCTGTTATACACGCTATTGGTAATATTTTTATCGCTACATCTACGCTTCCTATCAATTTAGCAAAATACCCTCCTAATAATACAATATGTGTATTATATGGATAGAATAGAAGCTGTCCCATTTCTAAAAATTGATTATCTCCATTAAATACAGAGACAATTCCTTGTTTAAGGATGGCATAATCCCCCACAACAGGGTTAAATGCTATAGAAGTAATCATTATTTCCATCGTCAAAATGATGATGATACCTAAGATAATCATAATATTTGTGTACGTTCTTTTCATTGTATTAATAACCCATTTGTAATACATAAAGAAGAGCGCAAATAAAAGCAACGTCGCGGCTATAACAATACCAACTTTTCTTGTAGTATACTCCTCAGTCGGATAAGGAAATTCACCACTCATCAAAATTATTTTCGGGATAAAAAATTTACTTACTATCATTGAAAATATACATAAAAACAATACCTTAACAATGATTGGGTAAGCTCGATTCACTATTTTTCTTACAGTCATTCTTCCATTCTCCTATTTCTCTCTCTATTTCTCTATTTTTCCAAATCAATGATACGTTATAGATATTATGATGTCAAACCTTCGTATTTTCTGTACATATCCTTATGTTCACTGCATTTTTCTATATACATATGTGTTCCTTCACATCCTTAAATCGAAGTAAATAAAAAGACCAACGAATTCTAAAATTCATTGGTCATTACATAAAAAGTTCTTTAGTTTTAAATGTACTATCAAGTATAAATTTCAAGAATGATTAAGCTTTATGAAAACTTAAATCTCTTACTTCTTCTATTCTCAGCTAGCCTTATGTTCAAGTCTAAGCTTATCCGCAACCATTGCAATAAACTCGGAGTTCGTAGGTTTTGCTTTTGACATGGATACTGTATAACCGAATAAGGACGAAATAGAATCAATATTCCCACGACTCCATGCTACTTCAATTGCGTGACGGATTGCACGCTCAACGCGGCTTGCTGTTGTATTATATTTCTTCGCGATATCTGGATACAATACTTTCGTAATAGATCCAAGTAATTCGATGTCATTGTACACCATAGAAATTGCTTCCCTTAAGTACATGTACCCTTTAATATGAGCAGGCACACCAATTTCATGAATGATACTCGTAATGCTCGCGTCTAAATTTTTCGGTTTTCCATCTACTGTTGTTGCTGATCGGAAAGATGGCAGTGGACGTTTAATAGTAGCGTTTGCCTTACCGCTCACTTGACGAATATGACTCGTTAAATTTTCCATATCAAATGGTTTTAATATGAAATATGAAGCACCTAAGTCAACTGCTTTTTTCGTCACATCTTCTTGTCCAAATGCTGTCAACATAATTACGCTAGGCTGTCTTAACCTTTCAATATGTCGCATTTTCTCTAGTACAGCTAAACCATCTAAATGTGGCATAATAATATCCAATACGAGTACATCCGGCTGCTTATCTTTTAATAAATTTAAACACTCTTGACCATTATAAGCAGTACCGATTACTTCCATATCATCTTGAGCAGCTACATAACTCTCTAGCATTGATACTAATTCTTTATTATCATCCACAAGACATACTTTAATTTTCTCCACAGCTTTTCCTCCCTTACCGAATCGATTCTCCGACATGTGTATCCTTCTAGGCTACATGAATTGTTCGACAATTGTGTGAAAATTCCCTTTTAAAGTTTGTTACTTTCCGATAAAATCACAAAAAAATATGTTTATCGTTCATTTATTCCCTTTCGCAACACATTCCATCATAGAAATACAACGAAACGTTCAACCCTTTCCTTTTATTTTACAACAAAAAACACCTCTTGCGGAGCTTTTACAAAATTTCAACGAATTTTTCAATAGAAAAGCGAGCTAATTATTAATTAGCTCGCTTTTCTTTCTTGATCATAAATGTTAATTCCAGCTTCATGTAACATCCATTCAATATGAACACCATATCCTGATGTCGGATCATTTACAAATACATGTGTAACAGCACCAATTACTTTCCCGTTTTGTACAATTGGACTTCCGCTCATCCCTTGTACGATACCACCCGTTTTCGCTAATAAACGTTTGTCTGTTACTTTTATTACCATGCCTTTTGTTGCCGGAAACTTTTGCGGTACTGTACTAACAACTTCAATATCAAACGCTTCCACTTTATCTTGATCAATAACCGTTAATATTTTTGCCGGCCCCTCTTTTACTTGATGAGATAGTGCAATAGGCATTGCTTTATCCATTACGCCATTTGTCATATTTGTATTCAATTTGCCAAAAATACCAAATGGACTATTTATTGTAATATTGCCAATCACTTCACGATCTGGTGAGAACCTCGCTAATTTCTCTCCTGGATTTCCGTGACTACCTCTTTCAATTGATGTAACTGTCGAACGCATAATTTGTCCATCTTCGACTTGAATCGGTTTTTTCGTATCGTTATCAGAAATGACATGACCAAGCGCACCATATTTCATAGAATCAGGATGAACAAATGTCATTGTTCCGATTCCAGCTGCCGAATCACGAATATATAAACCAATGCGATAAGAAGATTCTCCATTGTCTTTTTGTGGTGTTAACTTAGTGCGAATATGCTTTCCATCTCTTAACAAAACGAGATTAAGCGGTTCGCCTGTTTCCCCACTATTATGAATAAATGGTGCTACATCACTCATTCTTTCAATTGTTTTACCATTAATTTCAGTAATCATATCTCCAATTTGCACACCCGCTGTTTCACCAGGAGATACTTTCCCTTTTTCAGTTTGAATTAAATGATGGCCTACAACAAGTACCCCTTTTGTGTTTAACTTTACACCGATTGATTGTCCACCTGGAATAACTTTGAAATCTTTTAATACTCTCACATTTACTTTTTTCACCGGAAAACCAGCAAGCTGAAACACCATATCTGCTTCACCATTTTGATGAGAATTTACCATAAGTCCTTGTTTTTGTTCATTTGAACTTACTGTAAACACATGACGATCTGTAGATGAAGCTTTAAACACTGGTAATGAAGCTATTTCTGATTGTTGTCCTTCAAAAACAACAAGTTGTTTCGGGGATGAAATAAACGTCCGAAGCGGTTTAAAACACCCAATAAAAACTAAAGAAACAAGGAGACAAATACCTATTATCTTGCGAAATCTTTCTAATTTCAATTTGTTCACTCTCCTCGCTCCTACCCCACATTCAGCCTCTTGGCTTCACTTTTTAATCTCTCCTTGCAATGCTTTATTTATAACCGGAAGAATTAAGAAATCATCATTTGAGAAAAAAAGCTATCCATTACTGGATAGCCTCTGCTGTCTGTTTAAAATGATGCGCTTGCGTAAGTAATTCTTTCGCATGTTCTGTCGTTAAATCTGTAATTTCCACACCAGAAATCATTCGAGCTATTTCTGTTACTTTATCCTCCATAGTTAAAACGGTAACGGATGTAATTGTTCGATCATTCGCTACTTGTTTTCGGATAAATAAATGCGAATCCGCCATTGAAGCTACTTGAGGTAAGTGCGTAATACAAAGTACTTGTGAGTTTACTGATACTCGGTAAATTTTTTCCGCAATAGCCTGTGCGACCCGGCCACTTACACCAGTATCCACTTCATCAAAAATAACAGATGCAACACCTTGATGCTTAGAAAAAATACTTTTTAAAGCTAAAATAATACGGAACAACTCTCCGCCAGAAGCGACCTTTGAAAGTGGTTTTAGCGGCTCACCTGGATTGGTTGAAATATAAAATTCCACATGATCATAACCGTCCGCTGTAAGCCTTACCGGTGCCCCCTCCACGAGAGGCTCTTCCGCATTTCCTTCTCGCTTTATGATTCTCACTTCAAATTTTGTTTTTTCCATATACAATTCTTTTAATTCCTGATGAATGGCATTTGTAAGATGCTCTGCAAGTTCATGACGCATATTACTTAACAACGTTGCTTCTTTCAGAATAACACTTTCTAATTCCTTCAACTGTTTCTTCGTCGTTTCAATATGAACGTCTTTATTTTCAATCGTAAAAATCTCTTGTTCAATTTTATCAGCATACGCTAATATCTCTTCTACAGTATTTCCATATTTTCTCTTTAGCATACGAATTTCATTTAAACGCGTTTCAATTTCGTCTAAACGATTTGGGTCATATTCCATCATATCGAGTTTTTCTCTTAGTTGATATGCAACTTCTTCTAATAGGTAATAGCTATTTGCAATTGAATCATGATTTTCTTGGTACACTTCGTCTAAATGTGTAATACTCTCCATTTGTCCCATTGCACTTCTTACATTATCTAACCCTTGTCCATCAGCACTTAACGAGCGATATGCGTCACCTAATGCTTTATAAATCTTTTCGAAATTAGAAATTTGCAATCGTTCTTCAGTTAAGTTATTTTCTTCATCCATCTTTAAATCCGCCTTACGGATTTCTTCATGCTGGAATTGAATTAAATCTAAGCGATGCGCCATTTGTTGTTCATTTTCACTTAACGATTTCAATTGTTTTTTTAACTTCTCATAGTCAGCGTATACGTTTTGGTATATATCCAATTGTTTTACGATACGCTCCCCATCAAAATGATCGAGCATAAATAGATGACGTTCTTCATTCATTAAATCTTGCGTTTCGTGTTGCCCATGAATATCAACAAGTGTTTTTCCAATTTCTTTTAATACACTAAGGGTAACTAGTTTTCCATTTACACGACATACGCTTTTTCCGTTTGCAGCGATATCACGCTTCAAAATAATCATGCCGTCTTCTATTTCTATATCCAATTCTTCTGCCTTTTCAATACATGGATGCTTATCATCTTCCACATAAAATAGCCCCTCTATCTCAGCTTTTTCTGTTCCGTATCGAACAAATTCTGCCGAACCGCGGCCACCTACAAGTAAACTAATCGCATCAATAATAATCGATTTTCCGGCCCCTGTTTCACCACTTAAAACCGTTAATCCTTTTTGAAAAGAAATATTTAATGCCTCAATAATAGCAAAGTTTCTAATCGATAATTCCGATAACAATGCCCCATTCACCTCGTTATAAACTAATCCCCTATTAAGGGCTTTTCTCAGTTCTTTATTCAAATAGTCATACTATATGTTTGTATGTATAAATTACTTTTCTAACCGCTCCATTGTACCAAACATTTGTTTTACGGGTCAATCCACCTATTTTCTAATTTTTTTCAAAGAAAATATTATATTACAATTAAGAATTCACGTTTTTAACCCATAAAAATATCCTGTTCACTTTCCACTTTACAGAGGAAAGCAAACAAGATTTTTTTGTTACAGCATATTTAAGAAACGATCAGAGACAACACCTGTATCTTCAGGTGTACGGCAAATAATTAAGCAAGTGTCATCACCACAAATGGTTCCGATGATCTCATCCCACTCTAAATGATCAATAAGTGCTCCAAGTGAATGAGCGTTACCAGGCAATGTTTTTAGCACAAGCATATGTCCTGCCGTGTCTAATTTTACAAATGAATCCACTAGATTACGTTTTAATTTTTGTAACGGGTTAAATCGTTGATCTGCTGGCAAACTATATTTATAGCGACCATCATGTAATGGCACTTTCACTAAGTGCAATTCTTTAATATCGCGCGATACTGTTGCTTGCGTTACATTAAATCCCTCATTACGTAAAATATCAACTAATTCATCTTGTGTTTCAATTTCTTTGTTCGCAATAATTTCCCTGATTTTAATATGGCGCTGACCTTTATTCATACATTTGCACCTCACACTATCTCTTACCATAGTTTAAACATTGGTATACTTCACTTATTTATGTTAACTTATAATTCGTTACTTGTACACAATTGTTTTTACAATCATTATACAATTACAACAAAAAGAGGAACAACATATGTTATTCCCCTTTCCCTTTTTGTTTTAGGACATCATGGGCCTCTGTGACTACTTGCTCAACAGAAACTGGAGAATGATTTTCGCCATTCTCACGTTCACCATGCCATTTCAGATGAATTAAAAATTCAATGTTACCATCCCCGCCCGTAATTGGTGAGAATGTTAAACCTTCTACATCGTATCCTTCTTTTATAGCAAAGTCGACAATCATTTCTACGACAGCCTCATGTACTTTTCGATCACGAACGATACCCTTTTTACCAACTTGCTCTCTTCCAGCTTCAAACTGCGGTTTAATTAACGCTGCTACATCCCCATTCGGCATAAGCATTGTTTTTAACACTGGTAATATAAGCTTTAATGATATAAATGAAACATCGATACTAGCAAATTGTGGTAAACCACGTTCTAAGTCTGCTGGTGTTACGTAACGGAAGTTTGTTCGTTCCATTACGACAACACGCTCATCTTGACGCAATTTCCACGCAAGTTGATTATACCCTACATCTAATGCATAAGATAATTTCGCTCCATTTTGAAGCGCACAATCGGTAAAGCCACCAGTTGATGAACCAATATCTATCATAACTTTATCTTGTAAATCAAGATGAAATGTCTCTAATGCCTTTTCAAGTTTATAACCACCACGGCTTACATAGGGCATAACTTGCCCCTTCACCGTAATCTCTGTATCTTGTGGGATTTTCTCTCCTGGCTTATCCAGTCTCATCTCATTCGCATATACAAGTCCCGCCATAATGGCGCGTTTTGCTTTCTCACGTGTTTCTATAAGTCCTCGCTCTACTAATAGTACATCTACTCTTTCTTTTTTTGCACTCATTTGTTACGCCCTTTTTTGTTTTGATGGAATCATTGTATGAATACGGTCTACAACAGCATCTGTCGTTAAACCAATTTCTTCTAATAATTTTGTTACACTACCGTGCTCTATGAAACGATCTGGAATACCCATTCGTTCAACTAACGCACTATGGTACCCGTTCTCAGACGCAAATTCAACTACTCCTGTTCCAAAACCACCGATTAAACAAGCTTCTTCAATCGTTAAAATCGGTATATTCTTTCCTAAGAGATCATGTAAATATGCTTCATCCATCGGTTTAATAAAACGAGCGTTCACTACTTTCACTGAAACTCCAGCCTTTTCAAGACGCTCAGCCGCTTCCATTGCCATTGGTATTGTCGTACCAAATGTTAAAATAGCTGCTTGTGTACCTTCTTTTAACGTTTCCCATGAACCAATTGGAATCGCCTTTAATTCTTCATCCATATGAACGCCAAGTCCATTACCGCGCGCATATCGTAATGCGATTGGTCCATCTTCATATTGCATCGCCGTATATACTAAATGTTGCCCTTCATTTTCATCTTTTGGCATCATAATTACCATATTCGGCAAGTGGCGTAAGAATGAGATGTCAAATACACCTTGATGTGTTTCACCATCTGCTCCTACTAAACCAGAGCGATCGATCCCAATGAAAACATTTAAATTTTGGCGGCATATATCATGAACAACTTGGTCATATGCTCTTTGTAAAAATGTTGAATAAATTGCTAAGAATGGCTTCATACCTTGCGTTGCCATACCCGCTGCCATTGTTGTAGCATGCTGTTCTGCAATACCTACATCAATCATACGATCTGGGAATTCTTTTTGGAATTTCTCAAGTTTTGATCCAACAGGCATTGCAGGTGTAATTGCTACGATACGCTCGTCCGTTCTTGCTAGCTTAAGTACTGTTTCACTAACGACAGCACTCCATGCTGGTGCAACTTCTTTCGGTTTAACGAAGTCACCTGATTCAATTTTATAAGGTCCTGTCCCATGCCAAGTGCCAATAACATCACTCTCGGCTGGTTTGTAACCTTTTCCTTTTTTCGTAATAACATGAACAAGCACTGGGCCTTTTGTTTTCTTTGCATATTGCAACGTTTCGAATAACTTTTCATAGTCATGCCCATCAACTGGACCTAAATATGTAAAGCCTAACTCTTCGAAAAAGACACCGGATACTAATAAATATTTAAGACTATCTTTTATTTTCTCTGCTGTCGCAGCAACTTTCCCGCCAACTGCTGGGATTTTCTTCAATATATACTCTAGTTCGTCTTTTACCCAATGGTATTTTCCTGCGGTACGTAGACGCCCAAGCACATTATGAAGCGCACCAACGTTTGGCGCAATTGACATTTCATTATCATTCAAAATAACAATCATGTCTGTTTTTTCATGTCCAATATGGTTCAATGCCTCTAAAGCCATTCCGCCTGTTAAAGCACCATCACCAATGATTGGTATAACATATTCTTTCGTTTTCTTTAAATCACGTGCTAGAGCCATTCCCATTGCAGCAGATAATGATGTCGAGCTATGGCCAGTTTCCCATACATCGTGCTCACTCTCGCAACGTTTTGGGAAACCACATAGACCTTGATATTGCCTTAATGTGCCGAATTCTTTTGCACGTCCAGTTAAAATTTTATGTACATAGGATTGATGTCCTACGTCCCATAAAAATTTATCTTTCGGACTATCAAATAATTTATGCAGAGCAATTGTGAGTTCTACTACACCTAAATTAGGTGCAATATGTCCACCTGTTTGAGAGAGCTCTTCAATTAAAAACT
This genomic window from Bacillus anthracis str. Vollum contains:
- a CDS encoding DUF2627 domain-containing protein; the encoded protein is MQRYLALLLALIPISLAVFGIKLMRDTVFGILFPPLSILWLQFLIGALCFALGFYIFGGFVLHRDRKRNKVQARFRR
- a CDS encoding glycerophosphodiester phosphodiesterase; translated protein: MTLIFAHRGAAGTYPENTMISFEAAESFKADGIELDVQLTKDGKVVVIHDETVNRTTNGKGAVRNYVYEDLCKLDASYKFGDKVGFCKIPLLEEVLKWIEKTELLLNIELKNNKIPYRGLEEEVITLVRKFNLEDRVIFSSFNHYSMKRCHMMAPDIQTAILYREGLHSPWAYAKKMGATAVHPNYRYLQDAIAELTMESDVEVRPYTINEETLMRKYFDMNISAIITDYPEMARTLLSIKK
- a CDS encoding YycC family protein, with translation MRPLQISPDTAVRLSKALGVPLEQLMHMPQHILIQKLVELEKQNKDEE
- a CDS encoding glycosyltransferase family 39 protein, encoding MTVRKIVNRAYPIIVKVLFLCIFSMIVSKFFIPKIILMSGEFPYPTEEYTTRKVGIVIAATLLLFALFFMYYKWVINTMKRTYTNIMIILGIIIILTMEIMITSIAFNPVVGDYAILKQGIVSVFNGDNQFLEMGQLLFYPYNTHIVLLGGYFAKLIGSVDVAIKILPIACITGSIILNVLIVRKITNFKVAHISIVLSVLNIFIYWQAPVFYTHTLVIFFISATMYTYLCLKTAETKRMKVTLWILLGIFAACTYIIRPTALAVALAILIENIFKFRKEYSVKVLSSVLFCLILIVSFKGITTKLNLSTDNEIEKIPFTHWVKMGLNKDTYGVWNQADSVYIDDENMKNTKDLDEHNKKVIVQRFNELGIMGYVQHLNEKITREWVSSQFSMYRIGEWFEQKNDTVTHYVSNYSTTNYKIITIYSYVIKLFVYIAVLAAIILYKKKDENESEVIRITIISTLGVFAFLLLWETAPHYTYEAFAFMNIPASLGLYKLFMIFNKEKQNV
- the spo0A gene encoding sporulation transcription factor Spo0A; amino-acid sequence: MEKIKVCLVDDNKELVSMLESYVAAQDDMEVIGTAYNGQECLNLLKDKQPDVLVLDIIMPHLDGLAVLEKMRHIERLRQPSVIMLTAFGQEDVTKKAVDLGASYFILKPFDMENLTSHIRQVSGKANATIKRPLPSFRSATTVDGKPKNLDASITSIIHEIGVPAHIKGYMYLREAISMVYNDIELLGSITKVLYPDIAKKYNTTASRVERAIRHAIEVAWSRGNIDSISSLFGYTVSMSKAKPTNSEFIAMVADKLRLEHKAS
- the spoIVB gene encoding SpoIVB peptidase; protein product: MNKLKLERFRKIIGICLLVSLVFIGCFKPLRTFISSPKQLVVFEGQQSEIASLPVFKASSTDRHVFTVSSNEQKQGLMVNSHQNGEADMVFQLAGFPVKKVNVRVLKDFKVIPGGQSIGVKLNTKGVLVVGHHLIQTEKGKVSPGETAGVQIGDMITEINGKTIERMSDVAPFIHNSGETGEPLNLVLLRDGKHIRTKLTPQKDNGESSYRIGLYIRDSAAGIGTMTFVHPDSMKYGALGHVISDNDTKKPIQVEDGQIMRSTVTSIERGSHGNPGEKLARFSPDREVIGNITINSPFGIFGKLNTNMTNGVMDKAMPIALSHQVKEGPAKILTVIDQDKVEAFDIEVVSTVPQKFPATKGMVIKVTDKRLLAKTGGIVQGMSGSPIVQNGKVIGAVTHVFVNDPTSGYGVHIEWMLHEAGINIYDQERKAS
- the recN gene encoding DNA repair protein RecN — encoded protein: MLSELSIRNFAIIEALNISFQKGLTVLSGETGAGKSIIIDAISLLVGGRGSAEFVRYGTEKAEIEGLFYVEDDKHPCIEKAEELDIEIEDGMIILKRDIAANGKSVCRVNGKLVTLSVLKEIGKTLVDIHGQHETQDLMNEERHLFMLDHFDGERIVKQLDIYQNVYADYEKLKKQLKSLSENEQQMAHRLDLIQFQHEEIRKADLKMDEENNLTEERLQISNFEKIYKALGDAYRSLSADGQGLDNVRSAMGQMESITHLDEVYQENHDSIANSYYLLEEVAYQLREKLDMMEYDPNRLDEIETRLNEIRMLKRKYGNTVEEILAYADKIEQEIFTIENKDVHIETTKKQLKELESVILKEATLLSNMRHELAEHLTNAIHQELKELYMEKTKFEVRIIKREGNAEEPLVEGAPVRLTADGYDHVEFYISTNPGEPLKPLSKVASGGELFRIILALKSIFSKHQGVASVIFDEVDTGVSGRVAQAIAEKIYRVSVNSQVLCITHLPQVASMADSHLFIRKQVANDRTITSVTVLTMEDKVTEIARMISGVEITDLTTEHAKELLTQAHHFKQTAEAIQ
- the argR gene encoding arginine repressor ArgR — protein: MNKGQRHIKIREIIANKEIETQDELVDILRNEGFNVTQATVSRDIKELHLVKVPLHDGRYKYSLPADQRFNPLQKLKRNLVDSFVKLDTAGHMLVLKTLPGNAHSLGALIDHLEWDEIIGTICGDDTCLIICRTPEDTGVVSDRFLNML
- a CDS encoding TlyA family rRNA (cytidine-2'-O)-methyltransferase, producing the protein MSAKKERVDVLLVERGLIETREKAKRAIMAGLVYANEMRLDKPGEKIPQDTEITVKGQVMPYVSRGGYKLEKALETFHLDLQDKVMIDIGSSTGGFTDCALQNGAKLSYALDVGYNQLAWKLRQDERVVVMERTNFRYVTPADLERGLPQFASIDVSFISLKLILPVLKTMLMPNGDVAALIKPQFEAGREQVGKKGIVRDRKVHEAVVEMIVDFAIKEGYDVEGLTFSPITGGDGNIEFLIHLKWHGERENGENHSPVSVEQVVTEAHDVLKQKGKGE
- the dxs gene encoding 1-deoxy-D-xylulose-5-phosphate synthase, producing the protein MDLTQIQNPSFLKDMSISELEGLSEDIRKFLIEELSQTGGHIAPNLGVVELTIALHKLFDSPKDKFLWDVGHQSYVHKILTGRAKEFGTLRQYQGLCGFPKRCESEHDVWETGHSSTSLSAAMGMALARDLKKTKEYVIPIIGDGALTGGMALEALNHIGHEKTDMIVILNDNEMSIAPNVGALHNVLGRLRTAGKYHWVKDELEYILKKIPAVGGKVAATAEKIKDSLKYLLVSGVFFEELGFTYLGPVDGHDYEKLFETLQYAKKTKGPVLVHVITKKGKGYKPAESDVIGTWHGTGPYKIESGDFVKPKEVAPAWSAVVSETVLKLARTDERIVAITPAMPVGSKLEKFQKEFPDRMIDVGIAEQHATTMAAGMATQGMKPFLAIYSTFLQRAYDQVVHDICRQNLNVFIGIDRSGLVGADGETHQGVFDISFLRHLPNMVIMMPKDENEGQHLVYTAMQYEDGPIALRYARGNGLGVHMDEELKAIPIGSWETLKEGTQAAILTFGTTIPMAMEAAERLEKAGVSVKVVNARFIKPMDEAYLHDLLGKNIPILTIEEACLIGGFGTGVVEFASENGYHSALVERMGIPDRFIEHGSVTKLLEEIGLTTDAVVDRIHTMIPSKQKRA